Part of the Cytobacillus sp. IB215665 genome, ATTACAAAAAGCTCACGATAATATTTGTATTGTTGTCTAGCAATGTTTATCTTATAATTAGTTTTTTAATGCTAGTGGAAACCTGTTTATACATTCATTCGCAATACCGACATCTACAATATGCCTTTTAAAAAGAAGGGATGTAAGACGTTATGAAAAAAATTATTACCTATGGAACGTTTGATTTGTTGCATTGGGGGCATGTTAACCTTCTAAAAAGAGCAAGAGAATTAGGTGACCACCTAACTGTTGGCTTATCAACAGATGAGTTTAATACGATGAAAAATAAGCAATCCTACCATAATTATGAAAATAGGAAAAAAGTAATTGAGTCAATACGTTATGTTGACAAAGTAATTCCAGAAAAGAATTGGGAACAGAAAGTTGCTGATATCATTACTCATAATATTGATATTTTTGTTATGGGAGATGATTGGAAGGGCAAATTTAACTATTTAGAGGATTATTGTCATGTCATTTATTTACCAAGAACAAAGAGTATTTCTACAACTATGATTAAAAAAAATATGGAGTTATTTACTGAATAATGGTTAAGGAATTAATAATATCGAGTTATTTACTTATATTTAAGCTAGTCTTTAATTTGTGCAAACAATTTAAGCTGAAGAAAAAATTAACATTCGTTATATCATATGAAGAAAATGCACATTTTTTATATAAAGAATTGATAAAACAATCTATGTCAATTGATATTATTATATTGTGTAAAACGTCAACAAAATCAGACCTTCAACACATTTTTCAAGAAGCAAAAATATATACTTTTGAATCAAAGAATATACTTCATTGGCTTTTGTCTATTTATCATTTGGCTACATCTAAAATAATCATTATAGATAATTATTTTGCATTTTTATCGGCAATTACATTTAAGAAAAATGTTGAGTGCATACAAATTTGGCACGCTGCTGGAGCGTTAAAAACTTTTGGTTTACAAGACAAATCCGTTCGTAAAAGGAGTAACAAAGCTCAAAGAAGGTTTCGAAAAGTGTATAAGCAATTTCACAAGGTAGTTGTTGGTTCAGAAGAAATGGCGCATATATTTATGGAATCATTTCATATTTCAGCTAATCATATACTCCCAACTGGCATTCCAAGGACAGATCTTTTTTATGATGAGCAACTAACAAGTCAAATTAAAGGTAAACTCTATTCTAGATTTCCTCTGTTAAAACATAAACAGAAAATATTATATGCTCCGACATTTCGCCATGGTCAATTAAATAATTACAATATTAAGCTTGATTTGGACAAGCTTTACGAAAAGCTGCGAGGGGACTATATTCTAATTTTGAAGCTACATCCAATGGTTAAAGTAAATGTAGATTATGAGAGAACATACAAAGGTTTCATTGTTGACTTATCTTCTTATAAAAGCACTAATGAATTATTGATGATCACGGATTATTTAATTACTGATTATTCATCCATTCCTTTTGAATATGCTATTTTACAAAAACCAATGATTTTTTACCCCTATGATTTAAAAATCTATCAACAAGAACAGGGGGTTATTCAAGATTACGAAACTACTGTCCCTGGGCCGATAGCGAATGATACTGAGGAAATTATCGAATTTATTTTAACCCACCCATTTAATGATGAGTTGATATTACAATTTTATAATCGATGGAATGAACACTCAAAAGGAAATTCATCAAACAGACTTGTTCAGTACATACTAACCAAAATAACTTAATTTATTCCACACTTGTGGTAGTTCATTTAAGAACTAAGTTTATAGTGAGCTATATGGAAAGGATTACAGCATGAAATCAGTATTGACGATCATTAATGAACATATTAACAACTTCTATTTAATAGTACGTTTATCTATATACGAATTAAAAAGTACAAATAATAATAACTACTTAGGTATCCTGTGGGAGGTCTTAAACCCAATGATTCAAATTAGTGTCTTTTGGTTTGTCTTTGGGTTAGGTATACGAGGTGATAAAGGAGTAGGTGACATCGCTTACTTGCCTTGGATGCTTTCAGGCATTAGTGTTTGGTTTTTTATCTCTCAATCCATTTTACAAGGTTCGAGATCAATTTATTCAAGAGTAAGGATCATAGCAAAAATGAAATTTCCGATGAGTGTCATACCTACATTTGTTATCGCATCTAAGTATTACTCTCACCTTATACTTACTGGCATTATTATGGTCATATTGTTTTTCTACGATTATTCAATTTCGGTATACTTTTTACAACTGCCTTATTTTATGGCTGCTACGATAGCTATATTAATTGCTATATCTTTAATAACGGCCACACTAGCAACGATTGTTCGAGACGTACAAATGGTTGTTCAATCAGTCGTCAGAGTTTTATTATATTTAACCCCGATATTATGGACAGTAGAGAAATTACCAGAGTTTATTCAGTTAATTATGAAATTAAACCCGTTTTATTATATTGTTGAAGGTTACCGATCGTCTCTTTTAGGTCTGAACTGGTATTTTATCGACAATCTAAATTACACTTTATACTTTTGGGGGATTGTTTTCATACTATTATTAATCGGATCTGTTTTACATGTTAAATTTAGAGATCGTTTCGTGGATTTTTTATAGAGGCGCCACTTTTGCTAAAGGCCAGTTATACTAGTAGGAGTTTTTTCTAAATATTAGCACAATATTATTCGTTTAAGTAAGAGGTAACATTTACTTTTATATGCATTTATTATAAATTAGTAGAAGAAATTATAACCTAGATATTATCATTTATCTGCTTTGTTGACATGAAGGCTCACAGAGTTACTGAAACCGTTGGGACGAAGATCTACCTTAAATGAAAGGAGTTGTATCGTATATGATTTATGCAGAAATACTTGCAGGTGGGAAAGGAACTCGTATGGGTAACGTGAATATGCCAAAACAGTTTCTGCCATTAAACAAAAAGCCGATATTAATCCATACACTTGAAAAATTCATCTTAAATTCAGATTTTGAAAAGATATTAGTCATGACTCCTAGAGAGTGGATTCATCATTCGAAAGACATTATAAGTAAGTATATTGGTGATAATGATCGAGTTATAGTATTAGAGGGCGGTCAAGATCGCAACGAGTCAATTATGAATGGCATCCGTTATATCGAAGATACGGTTGGGATCTTTGATGATGACTATATTGTTACACATGATTCTGTACGTCCATTTTTAACACATAGAATCATCAAAGAGAATATTGAACAAGTTAAACAGTATAATGCTGTGGATACAGTAATAGAAGCAATTGATACAATTATTCAATCTGAGGATGGAAACTTAATTTCTGATATACCAAATAGAAGTATGATGTACCAAGGACAAACTCCGCAAAGCTTTCATATAAAAACACTTGTTGGCTATTACAATAAATTAACACGAGCAGAAAAAGAACAGCTGACAGATGCATGCAAAATATGTTCATTGTATGGTGAAGAGGTAAAAATAGTTAAAGGTGAGGTTTTTAATATAAAAATTACTACCCCATATGATCTAAAGGTTGCTAATGCAATATTACAGGAGAAGATTGAGCATGATTAATCAAGTATATAGATTAGTATCTCCAAGGCAATTTGAAATTTCATATAAGGATAGTTCAATTAATTCTGATCGTATAATCGTCCGCCCAACATTTTTATCGATTTGCCAAGCGGATCAACGGTATTATACTGGAACTAGGGGGGAAGCTGCATTATCTAAAAAGCTACCTATGGCATTAATCCATGAGGCAGTGGGGGAGATCGTGTACGACCCTTATGGTGAATATCGTCCTGGGACGAAGGTTGTTATGATTCCAAACTCTCCTATTGAAGAGGATGAAATTATTGCTG contains:
- a CDS encoding 2-C-methyl-D-erythritol 4-phosphate cytidylyltransferase, with translation MIYAEILAGGKGTRMGNVNMPKQFLPLNKKPILIHTLEKFILNSDFEKILVMTPREWIHHSKDIISKYIGDNDRVIVLEGGQDRNESIMNGIRYIEDTVGIFDDDYIVTHDSVRPFLTHRIIKENIEQVKQYNAVDTVIEAIDTIIQSEDGNLISDIPNRSMMYQGQTPQSFHIKTLVGYYNKLTRAEKEQLTDACKICSLYGEEVKIVKGEVFNIKITTPYDLKVANAILQEKIEHD
- the tagD gene encoding glycerol-3-phosphate cytidylyltransferase, producing MKKIITYGTFDLLHWGHVNLLKRARELGDHLTVGLSTDEFNTMKNKQSYHNYENRKKVIESIRYVDKVIPEKNWEQKVADIITHNIDIFVMGDDWKGKFNYLEDYCHVIYLPRTKSISTTMIKKNMELFTE
- a CDS encoding CDP-glycerol glycerophosphotransferase family protein, which codes for MVKELIISSYLLIFKLVFNLCKQFKLKKKLTFVISYEENAHFLYKELIKQSMSIDIIILCKTSTKSDLQHIFQEAKIYTFESKNILHWLLSIYHLATSKIIIIDNYFAFLSAITFKKNVECIQIWHAAGALKTFGLQDKSVRKRSNKAQRRFRKVYKQFHKVVVGSEEMAHIFMESFHISANHILPTGIPRTDLFYDEQLTSQIKGKLYSRFPLLKHKQKILYAPTFRHGQLNNYNIKLDLDKLYEKLRGDYILILKLHPMVKVNVDYERTYKGFIVDLSSYKSTNELLMITDYLITDYSSIPFEYAILQKPMIFYPYDLKIYQQEQGVIQDYETTVPGPIANDTEEIIEFILTHPFNDELILQFYNRWNEHSKGNSSNRLVQYILTKIT
- a CDS encoding ABC transporter permease; protein product: MKSVLTIINEHINNFYLIVRLSIYELKSTNNNNYLGILWEVLNPMIQISVFWFVFGLGIRGDKGVGDIAYLPWMLSGISVWFFISQSILQGSRSIYSRVRIIAKMKFPMSVIPTFVIASKYYSHLILTGIIMVILFFYDYSISVYFLQLPYFMAATIAILIAISLITATLATIVRDVQMVVQSVVRVLLYLTPILWTVEKLPEFIQLIMKLNPFYYIVEGYRSSLLGLNWYFIDNLNYTLYFWGIVFILLLIGSVLHVKFRDRFVDFL